A genomic stretch from Candidatus Methanomassiliicoccus intestinalis Issoire-Mx1 includes:
- a CDS encoding aminotransferase class V-fold PLP-dependent enzyme, translating into MDPTKIRSDFPLYESENSDVIYLDNACQTLRPKQVIDSMNEYYYKFPACGGRSIHRLATQVTIKIDEAREKIASFMGCEPSNLIFTKNCTESLNIVAKGYPFRKGSSVLTTDMEHNSNHVPWITSKINHKYVKTPESGIFDFDEYLKNLNKDVSIVSMVHTNNVTGTTIPAKEIIEAAHDNGSLVMLDGAQSTPHRKIDLKKLDVDMFAFSLHKMLGPSGVGVLYAKDEILEKMNPLTGGGGSVGTTDYNSVTLLPPPEKFESGLLNYSGIIGSGAAIDYLSRIGMDEIEDHEKNLNNIITSRLKDNDSIQILNPVESSLRSGIFSFNISGIDSHDIAMICDEISSIAIRSGMHCAHPFFTSRGINGCARASLYVYNTKEECIKFADTIEYIIKTFSA; encoded by the coding sequence ATGGATCCAACTAAGATACGCAGTGACTTCCCATTATATGAATCTGAGAATAGTGATGTAATTTATCTAGATAATGCATGCCAGACCTTAAGGCCAAAACAAGTAATAGATTCGATGAATGAATATTATTATAAATTTCCAGCATGCGGCGGCAGATCGATTCATAGACTTGCAACTCAAGTCACCATAAAAATTGATGAAGCCAGGGAGAAGATCGCCTCATTTATGGGATGCGAACCTTCAAATCTAATTTTTACAAAAAACTGCACTGAGTCTCTTAATATTGTAGCTAAAGGATATCCATTCAGAAAGGGGTCTTCCGTTCTTACTACCGATATGGAACATAACAGCAATCATGTTCCATGGATCACATCCAAAATCAACCACAAATATGTAAAAACTCCAGAAAGTGGCATATTCGATTTTGATGAGTACTTGAAAAATCTAAACAAAGATGTTTCTATCGTATCGATGGTTCATACAAACAATGTTACTGGCACCACAATACCCGCAAAAGAGATTATAGAAGCTGCTCATGACAATGGTTCTTTAGTAATGTTAGATGGGGCACAATCTACACCTCATCGAAAGATTGATCTGAAGAAATTAGACGTTGACATGTTTGCATTTTCATTACATAAGATGCTCGGGCCCTCTGGAGTTGGAGTTCTCTATGCAAAAGATGAGATTTTAGAGAAAATGAATCCATTGACTGGTGGAGGAGGTAGTGTCGGAACGACTGATTATAATTCAGTAACTCTCTTACCACCACCTGAAAAATTTGAGTCTGGTCTTCTTAATTACTCAGGAATAATCGGATCTGGTGCAGCAATAGACTATTTGTCTAGAATAGGCATGGATGAAATAGAGGATCATGAGAAAAACCTCAATAATATTATAACATCCAGATTAAAAGATAATGATTCAATACAGATACTGAACCCTGTGGAATCATCCCTTCGTAGCGGAATATTTTCATTCAATATATCTGGAATTGATTCCCATGATATAGCTATGATATGCGATGAAATTTCAAGTATCGCAATCAGGTCTGGAATGCACTGCGCCCACCCATTTTTTACATCAAGAGGTATAAATGGGTGTGCCAGAGCTTCACTTTATGTGTATAATACAAAGGAAGAGTGTATCAAATTTGCTGATACTATAGAATATATCATCAAAACATTCTCTGCTTAA
- a CDS encoding cysteine desulfurase family protein, giving the protein MAVYFDNSATTQVDADVLDAMLPYFTEKYGNASSIHSFGSEAFTAIVKSRKQVADLLNASPREVIFTSGGTESDNIAIQGTAFYYKNEKNRIITSVIEHPAVLNTCHFLERCGFDVVYIPVDEAGFVSEESLKDAVNNNTSLVTIMAASNEIGTIQPIESFAEIAKDAGALFHTDAVQAVGKIPMDFTNSSVDMISMSGHKIHGPKGVGALLLKEGVKIKPLMYGGDHEWGMRPSTENVPGIVGLGKSSEICMRQMDSDIQKMTDIRDFIIDTTLDSVDGVYLNGPRENRLCNNANFRFDYIDGESLILYLDMEGIAASTGSACSTGSTEPSHVLRSLGLTPVQCRGSLRLSLSRFNVMSEAEYFASVLPSVVDKVRAMSPLGDNKNAIRS; this is encoded by the coding sequence ATGGCTGTATATTTTGACAATAGTGCAACTACTCAAGTAGATGCGGATGTGCTAGATGCAATGCTCCCATACTTCACTGAAAAATATGGAAATGCATCCTCAATTCATTCCTTTGGATCAGAAGCATTCACCGCTATTGTAAAATCAAGGAAGCAGGTGGCAGATCTGCTAAATGCTTCTCCGAGGGAAGTTATATTCACTTCTGGTGGTACAGAATCAGACAATATTGCCATTCAAGGAACCGCCTTTTATTATAAGAATGAGAAAAACAGAATAATTACATCAGTCATTGAACATCCTGCAGTTTTAAACACATGCCATTTTTTGGAAAGATGTGGGTTTGATGTAGTATATATTCCAGTTGACGAAGCAGGTTTTGTATCCGAGGAAAGTTTGAAAGATGCAGTAAATAACAACACCTCATTGGTTACCATCATGGCTGCTAGCAATGAAATCGGAACGATACAGCCAATCGAATCATTTGCAGAAATAGCTAAAGATGCAGGAGCTTTGTTTCATACAGATGCTGTCCAAGCTGTAGGAAAAATCCCCATGGACTTTACGAACTCCAGCGTGGATATGATTTCCATGTCTGGTCATAAAATTCACGGTCCCAAAGGCGTAGGGGCATTGCTGCTGAAGGAAGGGGTAAAAATCAAGCCTCTGATGTATGGAGGCGATCATGAGTGGGGAATGAGACCTTCTACTGAAAATGTTCCTGGAATAGTAGGTTTAGGAAAATCATCGGAGATATGTATGAGACAAATGGATTCTGACATCCAAAAGATGACTGATATTAGAGATTTTATCATCGATACAACTCTGGACTCTGTTGATGGTGTTTATTTGAATGGACCAAGAGAAAATCGACTGTGTAATAATGCAAATTTTAGGTTTGATTATATAGATGGCGAAAGCCTCATCTTATATCTGGATATGGAAGGAATCGCAGCATCCACGGGTTCAGCATGCTCCACAGGATCTACAGAACCCTCTCATGTACTCAGATCTCTTGGTCTAACCCCGGTTCAATGCCGTGGGTCGTTACGTTTATCATTATCGAGGTTCAACGTTATGTCAGAGGCGGAGTACTTTGCATCCGTTCTACCTTCAGTGGTAGATAAAGTGCGAGCAATGTCTCCCCTAGGAGATAATAAAAATGCAATACGGTCCTGA
- a CDS encoding iron-sulfur cluster scaffold-like protein, with product MQYGPEVMNNIANPRNSGVMKDADGVGQVGNPECDDVTTVYIKVKDNTITDVSFQTLGCGAAIASGSMITQMAKGMNIDDALNIQREDVAGKLGGLPEKKLHCSNMAADALKAAIEDYKNKSA from the coding sequence ATGCAATACGGTCCTGAGGTTATGAACAATATTGCGAATCCTCGCAATTCAGGAGTTATGAAAGATGCAGATGGCGTAGGCCAGGTAGGGAATCCAGAGTGTGATGATGTAACCACTGTATATATAAAAGTAAAAGATAATACAATTACTGACGTATCATTTCAGACACTCGGGTGTGGTGCAGCAATAGCATCTGGTAGCATGATCACACAGATGGCTAAAGGTATGAATATCGATGATGCGTTGAATATTCAAAGAGAAGATGTTGCAGGAAAACTGGGTGGTCTACCAGAAAAAAAGCTTCACTGCTCAAATATGGCGGCCGATGCATTAAAAGCTGCGATTGAAGATTACAAAAATAAGAGTGCTTGA